Part of the Prunus dulcis chromosome 8, ALMONDv2, whole genome shotgun sequence genome is shown below.
AATCACTTCAGGTGgtaagtgattttatggagAAGCACGTGGGAGATCCATCATTTGCAGTATGTTTTGTTCACTCTTACAAGAGCGTTGATGACATGACGAAGAAGATCCATCATTTGCAGTCTGTTTTGTTCACTCTTAAGGTTTGTTTACCGTTTCAGCTTCAAGTCTTGAGCTTTCAAGTATATGCTAAATTGAAagcaaatatataatatttggtTGCATTTGTATGTCACAGGGAGACTCAAGGCTTAATGCTCTAGAAGAAGAGGTTCATAtctttttccatttattttttgcaattttcaattcaatgaaaaagaagcagaaagAGTTTGTTGGATTTGAGAAATAGGCCTTGTAATGCTTTTTAGGTACGGCTTCTGTGGGCTGCATCAAGAAGTAATACAACTTCGATCTTCAACTGTTGCCTCTCAGGCTCAAAAGGTCATGCACGGATATACTCAATCCATCTATAGTCTATGGCTATGAGTGTGTGATGTTCATTTTTCCAttggcttctttctttttgctttcaGATGGCCGACATTGTTCACACAAGTTTTGCTAATTCACTAATATTTgctagtttcttttttaaaataattaaataaatagatGCCCCAATAAAAGGCTCGATCATCAGTCTATTATCATCTAAGTTCATGATTAACGTCAACCATCATTTTTATTAGGCTCTAATTCTTGTTTTTAATCACATTCGTGGCCAATAATTTTGGCATGAAGTTTTACAATTTTTGCGGATGACAAAGGAAAATACtctatatatttttacaacccacatttttttttttttttccttcttttgagTGCAAgcaacaaaaacccaatcacTCGCAAATTAGAcgtatgttttcttttgagtcCATATATGGACCCTCACTGTTGGGAAACAACAGAATCCAAACATCAGTGGGCCCTAAAATCCTGATGGGAAGTGGCACAAATGAACTGTGGGCTCAGCAAGGACATGAGGCCCAAACTAAAAAAGTTATCACCTCTCAAATTAAGGCCCAAAGTTATCTGccttcatttgttttttggggCATTTTCTTTCTGCAATCTTGGCAAAATAAAGACCAATAAATCTCTTTTTGGAGCAGCTTCCTCTCCTCTGCACCCTGTGCAAATTATCTACTGACTCAAACGCGAAAGCTACCAAAATCGCCTAATACTGAATGGATTAATAATGCTATAAGGAATATTTAGGGATCCCCAATAACAAGAAGATCTAGACTTAGAACAGAGCCAGAGTGAACAGAGGATAAGTAGACAAAGAAGTCGAGTGCACCAATCAACTCTCCACATTCACATAACAGGCCAAAAAAATTACTTCAAGAcattcaaaactgaaaaacaaacatcaaCAATACACTCTGCCAGATTTAAAAGTTGCAGACAAGTAGTGAATCGTTAACAAATGTAAGAACATCTATCGAGAAGGTTGCAAACAAGCAGTGAATCATATTAAAAGGGGTAAAATGAAGGCAGGCTAACTGTGGCACAAGTTTAACTCCGTAGTCTATTCTGGTAAAGCTCCAGTATGTTTCATCATGACCACAAAACATGAAATGTAAAATTTGGGAATCTACACTACACTACCAGTAGGTTTCATCATAACCACAAAACATAACAAAATGTAGAATTTGGGAACCTAAAAGAAACTAGGCGAACTTCACAGAACCTAATTATAAGCTAAATTTGAGCATCTAAGACAACCCGTTTCTAACCGAAATCGCATGCCAATCTCAAAAATTTGACAGCCATGCGACGCAAGTTAGCCTCGACTAACTAGTTGCTTTCGATCCATTGACATTGTTGGTCATGCTGTACATTGTTCTAACTGGTTGAACAGGTACTTGCTGTGGTTGCTCTGCTATCTTGTCCAGGTCAACTTGTTGGTCACGGCACTCTGGGGAACAAAATGCACGAAAGGGGCTGCACGCCACCATTTCAAGtcaaaaaacacacaaaattcaaaattttcagtaaATTTAATGACACGGGAAATAGAAACAACTGTGAAATGGTATATAATTCACATAACATTTATAATTGCGAAcgaaaaacaaattaaatgcaaacaacaaaagaagaattataaattacaactcaaatttgtattcttttaaatttaattccttgtttatcttttcaaaatgaaaagaaatcaGGGAGATAAATAAGGAAAGAAACCTTACCCGCACATGAACACGTCCTCATTGTGAGGGAGCCTCCGGCGACAAAAGTAGCAGTGGTCAAGGAACTTATCGACCTGCGCCTCGCGTCCCATCGTCACAATCTCCGGCGACGACATCGTCAGAACCGACGGCGGAGACTGCACAGCCTCCGGCGACGGCTTCAGAGCCTTCGCGCCATTACCGAAAGCCGTACGGACGCGGAGCCAGGAATCGGAGGACTCGGCCGACCGCGGCGGAAGGAGGCCGGTGTCGCCGGAGCTCGACGAGTGAACAATGCGGGAGCGTTTGGCGGACATTGAAGATGGCTAGGGATTTGggaggggaagagagagaagcgaatttggggtttttgagAGGTTTGTGAGTGTAAGGAACAaacagcagagagagagagttccaccaaaaaacaaaaaagcagagagagagagagagagagagagagtacggGGGCTTTTGCTTTCTTCATGGTGCGGTGTATTTATATGGTTGCGCTACGTCACTGTGTTAAAATGTGTACCCGCCTAAAGCTCTAATTCTTGACCACAACGcgtcttttatttatttaattattatttaactcagaaaaacagaaaaagaaaacagaaaaaagtaaCGCGGTGATATTATAAGGGCGTGGACTGAATTAAATTAGGCCAGCTTGGATTTTTATTAACAAGATCAAATAGTTATTCTCTAATGATTCTTTTGTGAGGATTTTGTGGTTATACTAAACTCAAATAGCTTCTTTGAGTTCAGTATTTTATAATGGAAGTTTATATTAGGGaaatggttttttgtttttttatttaaacaaaGAATATTCTAAACGTCTCTAATTTGTGGAAATAAAAATTCGAACTAATGTTTAGGTATAGTCAAAATCGAAGTTTAAAATAGTATGTTTTAGAAATAGAAATTCGAACTAATGTTTAGGTATAGGTAAATAGAAgcttaaaatattatattttaggtATAAAATCATCATGGACAAAGAATCTTTACTCACTAGAATGTTTGAAATTGCCATCTCCTAAATGAATAATTGATGGTGGATGTGTAATGGCTGAGTCATCTTATGCGTAACTTTGGGAATTTATTCACATCAAATCTCCTAGTCGATTTTTGTTCATAAACCACCACTGATTAACAagattttaaatatatatatatatatatatatacttatttaCCTATGCTGATGTCCGGACGTTGTAAACATAGAGGAAAGGGCGGAGGTGGTGCCTACTAAAGgttgttaaataaacaaatcaatcaatcaaatgaGAAATGATGTGGATTAAGAAATAAGTTTAGTTTAAAATTGTAGTTTCCTCAAACAAGACTAGGTGATGATCCAAACATAAAATCAAACTTTTTCTCATTCTGGGTGAAGAACTAATTAACACAGATAACCAAGAACTATAGTGTCTTCTACTTCTTCAAAAGTTCATTGGATCAAAGCTGAGGCATGTATGAAACAGATAAGAAGACAGTTTCCTCAACACACACCTACCCAATTCTTAAACGCTAAAGCtgcttctctctttttaaGCTGGGATTCTGTCTGGAATTTGGGAGCCTTGCCCTTGTAACTTGTTCTATGGTACTTCAAGAAGAGTGTTCGGTACTTGTACTTATCGATGAACATTTTCCCTTTCTCCATAATTTCCACCACTTCATTTGCACGACTGAAGAATCCGCCCCTCACGAACGTGTAAAGAACAGAATCCAGGAGTTCCTGATCAAATTTCATTGAGGTGGCAGAAGCAATAGACTTCATCTCCCCCCAAAGCTCCGTCACCTCTATATATTTTCCTCCTATAGCAGCATAGCCAGTGA
Proteins encoded:
- the LOC117637763 gene encoding uncharacterized protein LOC117637763, whose protein sequence is MSAKRSRIVHSSSSGDTGLLPPRSAESSDSWLRVRTAFGNGAKALKPSPEAVQSPPSVLTMSSPEIVTMGREAQVDKFLDHCYFCRRRLPHNEDVFMCGPFRAFCSPECRDQQVDLDKIAEQPQQVPVQPVRTMYSMTNNVNGSKATS